In the Colletotrichum lupini chromosome 1, complete sequence genome, one interval contains:
- a CDS encoding peptidyl-tRNA hydrolase PTH2 yields MADTGGQQTAVVLSTSIVALMTGFLLGVYSIRGYLISPELRSEARANFDDPVESEESDIDEDDTVLDHAPNWANGLDADRRDGLRQRKGNTSEKPASSKKPNPAGTPLVDNNEECKLVLVVRTDLGMTKGKMAAQASHATLACYKSLSKIAAKDPSSPAAKILSRWENLGQAKIAVQIKNQDEMLELMGKARSLGVTSEVIADAGRTQIEAGSLTVLGVGPAPRSLVDQVTGHLKLL; encoded by the exons ATGGCGGACACAGGCGGCCAGCAGACAGCCGTGGTGCTGTCGACCTCCATCGTCGCCCTCATGACGGGCTTCCTCCTCGGCGTCTACTCGATCCGCGGCTACCTCATCTCCCCCGAACTGCGCTCCGAAGCCCGCGCCAACTTCGACGACCCTGTCGAGAGCGAGGAGTCCGACATCGACGAGGACGACACCGTTCTCGACCACGCGCCCAACTGGGCCAATGGCCTAGATGCCGACCGCCGTGACGGTCTGCGCCAGCGCAAGGGCAATACTTCCGAGAAGCCCGCCTCTTCCAAGAAGCCCAACCCGGCTGGCACACCGCTGGTGGATAATAATGAGGAGTGCAAGCTCGTTCTCGTCGTCCGGACGGACCTGGGCATGACCAAGG GCAAGATGGCGGCGCAAGCCTCGCACGCGACTCTGGCATGCTACAAGTCCCTTTCCAAGATCGCAGCGAAAGACCCCTCATCCCCCGCCGCCAAGATCCTTTCTCGCTGGGAGAATCTCGGCCAGGCCAAGATTGCCGTTCAGATCAAGAACCAGGACGAGATGCTCGAGCTCATGGGCAAGGCGCGCAGCCTTGGTGTCACTTCCGAGGTGATTGCCGACGCCGGCCGGACGCAGATCGAGGCCGGCAGTCTGACTGTTCTGGGCGTTGGCCCTGCGCCCAGAAGCTTGGTTGACCAGGTTACGGGACACTTGAAGCTGCTGTAA
- a CDS encoding BING4CT domain-containing protein, with protein sequence MDIDTPETQTISRRDNPHSNGAVQVKRRTDLVPREEREKIRRLKEANKSYGRGKSVNMKSIKDKKLRTNLSKLENKYRDATIKAKDAEILLENSSGFLEPETELERTYKVRQDEITEGVSVTTAQKRFELKLEELGPYVGEYTRNGRELLLAGRKGHLATFDWREGKLGCEIQLNETIRDVRWLHNNQFFAVAQKKYVYIYDHNGVEIHCLRKHMEVTHMEFLPYHFLLGTVASTGFLKYQDVSTGDIVSEIPTKLGPPTAMTQNPWNAVFHVGHQNGTVTLWSPNQTDPLVKLLAHRGPVRSLAVDREGRYMVSTGQDCKMAVWDIRMFREVNQYFTRTPASSVAISDSGLTAVGWGTQTSVWKDLFNKNIPVQEKIQSPYMALGGEGRRVERVRWCPFEDVLGTGHDEGFSSHLIPGAGEANFDALEVNPFETKKQRQEAEVKGLLNKLKPEMIALDPNFIGNIDLRSAAQRKAEKDLDAKPLSVEEEIKNRARGKNGALKKYLRKQRKKNIIDEKRMKVDEIWEKRKKERESKNQEAEADLGPVLSRFARKE encoded by the exons ATGGATATCGACACACCCGAGACGCAGACGATATCGCGGAGGGACAACCCGCACTCCAATGGCGCCGTGCAGGTGAAGCGCCGCACCGACCTCGTCCCGCGCGAGGAGCGGGAGAAGATCCGGAGGCTCAAGGAGGCGAACAAGTCGTACGGCCGCGGCAAGAGCGTCAACATGAAATCGATCAAGGACAAGAAGCTGCGCACCAACCTGTCCAAGCTCGAGAACAAGTACCGCGACGCCACCATCAAGGCCAAGGACGCCGAGATCCTACTCGAGAACAGCAGCGGCTTCCTCGAGCCCGAGACGGAGCTCGAGAGGACGTACAAGGTCCGCCAGGATGAGATCACCGAGGGCGTCTCCGTCACGACGGCGCAGAAGCGGTTCGAGCTGAAGCTGGAGGAGCTGGGACCGTACGTCGGCGAATACACCCGCAATGGCAGGGAATTGCTGCTTGCGGGACGGAAAGGTCACCTTGCGACGTTTGACTGGAGGGAGGGCAAGCTGGGATGTGAGATTCAACTCAACGAAACTATTCGAGATGTGCGGTGGCTGCACAATAACCAGTTCTTCGCTGTTGCGCAGAAGAAGTATGTCTACATCTACGACCACAACGGTGTTGAGATCCACTGCTTGAGGAAACACATGGAGGTCACACACATGGAGTTCCTCCCCTACCATTTCCTCCTGGGCACAGTG GCATCAACAGGTTTCCTCAAATACCAGGATGTTTCGACAGGCGACATCGTCTCCGAGATCCCCACCAAGCTCGGCCCCCCAACAGCCATGACCCAAAACCCCTGGAACGCCGTATTCCACGTAGGACACCAGAACGGCACAGTCACTCTCTGGTCACCCAACCAGACCGACCCTCTCGTCAAGCTCCTGGCGCACAGAGGGCCGGTAAGATCACTAGCCGTCGACCGCGAGGGTCGATACATGGTCTCCACCGGTCAAGACTGCAAGATGGCCGTCTGGGACATCAGGATGTTCAGAGAAGTGAACCAGTACTTTACAAGAACACCCGCATCCTCAGTAGCCATCTCCGACTCGGGTCTGACGGCCGTCGGTTGGGGCACACAGACCAGCGTCTGGAAGGACCTGTTCAACAAGAACATACCCGTCCAGGAGAAGATCCAGAGCCCGTACATGGCTCTCGGAGGCGAAGGCAGACGCGTCGAGCGCGTGCGGTGGTGCCCCTTCGAGGACGTCCTCGGCACGGGCCACGACGAGGGCTTCTCCTCGCACCTCATCCCCGGCGCCGGCGAGGCCAACTTTGACGCCCTCGAGGTCAACCCCTTCGAGACTAAGAAGCAGAGACAGGAGGCCGAGGTCAAGGGCCTGCTGAACAAGCTCAAGCCCGAGATGATTGCCCTGGACCCCAACTTCATCGGCAACATTGACCTGCGCTCGGCTGCGCAGCGCAAGGCCGAGAAGGACCTGGACGCGAAGCCGCTGTCCGTCGAGGAGGAGATCAAGAACCGCGCCAGGGGCAAGAACGGCGCATTGAAGAAGTACCTGCGCAagcagaggaagaagaacatCATTGACGAGAAGAGGATGAAGGTTGATGAGATCTGGGAGAAGCGCAAGAAGGAGAGGGAGAGCAAGAACCAAGAGGCGGAGGCTGATCTCGGCCCGGTGTTGTCGAGGTTCGCGCGCAAGGAATAA
- a CDS encoding glycosyl hydrolase family 15, whose product MVYLQHVMSGSLAHNTTERLTQPIMKLLTSALLLGSLATQTIFGYPGGQFVKRDVDSFIVTETPIALAQLLCNIGPNGCHAQGVSSGIVIASPDKTDPPYAGLVFKAVVDIFTNSYDANLQTNIQNYIASQARLQGVSNPSGGLGDGAGLGEPKFERDGPALRAIAIIGYAKWLVSNGYSSTASSVLWPVIRNDLAYVAQYWNQTGFDLWEEVQGSSFFTVASQHRALVEGSALARSLGQSCAACDAVAPQVLCFLGRFWNPSGNFMVANINGNGRSGRDANVILASIHNFDPAAACDAATFQPCSDKALASHKVVVDSFRSIYAINNGIAQSAAVAVGRYPEDSYYNGNPWYLNTLAAAEQLYDALYVWKQQGSITVTQTSLAFFRDRDGSVAPGTYASGSSTYNSLISTVSAYADGFMNVVATYAQSNGSLAEQFSRSNGQPLSADDLTWSYAAFLTAAQRRANVIPKGWVGSATSVPGTCQATSIAGSYSSATATSFPANQTPGGGGGSPTGTTTGATPTATGCPIASSVLVTFNARVVTQFGQTIKLVGSTAALGSWNPSNAIALSASGYTSANPIWTVTIELPAGTTFQYKYINVASGGAVTWESDPNRSYTVPSTCSSTATKSDTWQG is encoded by the exons ATGGTTTACCTGCAACATGTCATGTCAGGAAGCCTGGCACACAACACCACAGAGCGTCTTACACAGCCCATCATGAAGCTTCTCACTTCCGCTCTTCTGCTTGGGTCACTCGCCACCCAAACGATCTTTGGCTATCCCGGCGGCCAATTTGTCAAGAGGGACGTCGACTCCTTCATTGTCACTGAGACTCCCATAGCCCTTGCGCAGCTGCTCTGCAACATTGGCCCTAACGGTTGCCATGCTCAGGGCGTCAGCTCTGGCATCGTTATTGCTTCTCCGGACAAGACCGACCCACCGT ATGCTGGTCTCGTCTTCAAGGCTGTGGTAGACATATTCACCAACAGCTACGATGCAAACCTTCAGACCAATATTCAGAACTACATCGCCTCTCAAGCTCGTCTCCAGGGAGTTTCGAACCCTTCCGGAGGCTTGGGTGATGGTGCCGGCCTTGGCGAGCCCAAGTTCGAA AGAGATGGTCCGGCGCTGCGAGCCATTGCCATTATCGGTTACGCGAAATGGCTCGTATCAAACGGCTACTCGTCTACTGCCTCATCCGTCTTGTGGCCGGTGATCCGCAATGATTTGGCATATGTTGCTCAGTACTG GAACCAGACTGGTTTTGATCTGTGGGAGGAGGTCCAGGGAAGCTCTTTCTTCACCGTCGCCAGCCAACATCGCG CTCTTGTTGAGGGCAGCGCGTTGGCCCGGTCTCTTGGACAGTCTTGCGCTGCTTGTGATGCCGTGGCTCCCCAAGTCCTGTGTTTCTTGGGCAGATTCTGGAACCCTTCGGGCAACTTCATGGTTGCAAACA TCAACGGAAACGGAAGATCTGGCCGTGATGCCAACGTCATCCTCGCCTCCATTCACAACTTCGACCCGGCCGCAGCCTGCGACGCGGCGACTTTCCAGCCTTGCAGTGACAAAGCCCTTGCCAGCCACAAGGTCGTCGTAGATTCCTTCCGTTCCATTTACGCAATCAACAACGGTATCGCCCAATCCGCCGCCGTTGCAGTCGGCAGATACCCCGAAGACAGCTACTACAACGGGAACCCATGGTACCTCAACACCCTGGCCGCCGCCGAGCAGCTCTACGACGCCCTCTACGTCTGGAAGCAGCAAGGGTCCATCACCGTCACCCAGACGTCACTGGCCTTCTTCCGAGACCGTGATGGCTCCGTAGCACCCGGGACGTACGCCTCCGGGTCATCAACCTACAACTCGCTCATCAGCACCGTCAGCGCCTACGCGGACGGTTTCATGAACGTTGTCGCGACCTACGCCCAGTCCAATGGCTCGCTCGCCGAGCAGTTCTCTCGCAGCAACGGCCAGCCCCTTTCGGCAGACGATCTTACCTGGTCTTACGCAGCCTTCCTCACAGCCGCCCAGCGCCGCGCCAATGTCATCCCCAAGGGCTGGGTCGGCTCTGCCACCTCGGTCCCGGGTACGTGCCAGGCTACCTCCATCGCCGGCTCGTACTCCAGCGCCACGGCGACGTCGTTCCCTGCCAACCAGACTCCTGGTGGAGGAGGCGGATCACCCACGGGAACTACCACGGGGGCTACGCCAACCGCAACGGGATGCCCTATTGCCAGCTCCGTGCTCGTTACTTTCAACGCCCGGGTCGTGACGCAGTTTGGCCAGACGATCAAGTTGGTGGGTAGCACCGCCGCCCTCGGAAGCTGGAACCCGAGCAATGCCATCGCTTTGAGTGCTTCGGGATACACTTCGGCCAACCCCATCTGGACTGTGACCATTGAGTTGCCGGCTGGTACGACGTTCCAGTACAAGTACATCAATGTTGCCAGCGGTGGTGCCGTCACTTGGGAGAGTGACCCCAACCGCAGCTACACAGTCCCGTCAACCTGCTCGTCGACGGCTACGAAGTCTGACACCTGGCAAGGATAG
- a CDS encoding nicotinamide riboside kinase 1 — protein MAGKNAVIVGLSGCSSSGKTTLARLLRDIFPSTFILHEDDFYKAESELPSKNGLLDWDCPESISIPDMEKALIHIRENGTFPPFVDSKEDQNSVGKCPVSTDKIAAMKAKVEAWLQSGKPGHAIFTEGKLNVCLFDGFLLYCKEMETTMELIDIKLFLLVSRAKATQRREARDGYVTLEGFWQDPPGYVDKIVWPNYVESHSWLFEHGDVEGKLNAEVLSEKNIKAQLGKGLDIDMETTLEWTVDTIITELEKRASEKV, from the exons ATGGCGGGAAAGAATGCCGTGATCGTCGGTTTGAGCGGCTGCTCTTCCAGCGGGAAGACGACACTCGCCCGTCTACTGAGAGATATTTTCCCTAGTACCTTTATTCTCCATGAGGACGATTTCTACAAAGCCGAATCCGA ACTACCAAGTAAGAATGGTCTCTTGGACTGGGACTGTCCTGAGTCCATATCTATCCCTGATATGGAAAAGGCCCTCATCCACATCCGTGAGAATGGCACTTTCCCG CCCTTTGTAGACTCGAAAGAAGACCAAAACTCCGTCGGAAAATGCCCAGTCTCAACTGACAAGATCGCCGCCATGAAAGCAAAAGTCGAAGCCTGGCTCCAGTCCGGCAAGCCAGGACACGCCATCTTCACCGAGGGCAAGCTCAATGTCTGTCTCTTTGACGGCTTTCTCCTCTACTGCAAGGAAATGGAGACGACCATGGAGCTTATAGACATCAAGCTGTTCCTTCTCGTGAGCCGCGCCAAGGCGACGCAGCGGCGCGAGGCCCGCGATGGGTATGTCACCTTGGAGGGGTTCTGGCAAGACCCTCCCGGGTATGTGGACAAGATTGTCTGGCCTAATTATGTCGAGTCTCACTCGTGGCTTTTTGAGCATGGAGATGTCGAAGGAAAGTTGAATGCGGAGGTACTAAGTGAGAAGAACATCAAGGCACAGCTTGGCAAGGGACTGGATATTGATATGGAGACTACTCTGGAGTGGACTGTTGACACTATCATCACGGAGTTGGAGAAGCGTGCTTCTGAGAAGGTTTAA